In a single window of the Acinetobacter sp. CS-2 genome:
- a CDS encoding strawberry notch C-terminal domain-containing protein, with protein MTTHDLNEKIKWIDLSQAGVYLDVRRVGQTDSQLLLLDVQKKLSKENLNNIGFTPMKFEAYPHFDGHLYQYNLNETIKPRLFHEVLGIPKEFIRSVLATRQELHDLFNAQAKTLVPQRLNVALNSATPLGYNSDGNKIYASAHNRFYVNAQGTQIPEGPNDQPSSLYLRATKQKDLKECLRGYIYQLEHETKSHNHQDFLKFLALITQAKNADVDVSKVTDKQIHTAEEALETVMVEKLGELDFTESSFKTSLALYNRMPTKTMRNNTIRMLQQYSTPIPMSLVAQRLLIEGDNRTKQNFSVLEPTVGNGSLIGLLTQERNASVYAVELDPKRAERTKALTQNYECTVVTADATQIDFEQTFKQKVDYVIANPPFGAMDKLERVAPILVQQRNGVDPNPLLVDPSENVWFSTDKLDHAILVKSLNARNDQGRSVFIIGSDKQISDGTVERKSKNLLNYLYKHYEVEAVVEIHGNAYARNGANQNVRMLVVGNRKNEQALLQTYQSSVVPDKLKVITDYDELWGWANNVIYNRLNPNKDLYFKPTTPTPVEQQAQQAPVVEPVVEVKPVEKENDDLFASLGDEQPVSPLEDIASSVTPTSAVTMFDEVVVAKEEEIKQEEAVKPKPMFGRKPKSKPNKVSFDFGTVEVSTQTTSSDDDVPTPTEATPTFENENDNDFVPEVKNPHENQNQDEDLDDDVNLQVGDTTATNEGETPEQTPAEEPAVEQVKQEPGLTAEEIAKLNSELAIGTEQKEEPTVESDQSNLQPIVPVPNAENTTEPTPENIYQVKYIPMSMASEPIALVAKNQIKAINQANAQLTTHIQNVLGFGGINFQAEVDNGNYPTLVDAYVAKKLQYDNFDALKSAFACEQVDAVAHIILRFDQNLPVLIGDQTGLGKGRIAAACLRYSALRGKPPVFLTDTTQLLNDIWRDIVATDSDKFFKDPFIFNSDAVINRFGTEEVLFTGQDLPKEIEDIPAQHDLVLATYSQFNRPNRKRALLTRFINQDTVLVMDETHRAASLKSATSQFFLDVIDQTNLINFQSASAIKKPENLEFFHKLFPRSVSRNDLQKVIENADGPILEFISEGLVDSSAMIRREQDLSHITIQTFVPTEEEIKKFHNYSDVLSDILTDMVKFSKDIRLDALENIANDDDAVANLDFHQDSDDPKNRLSLSVMNFGSRMYQIQKQFLLALKTDSTSDAVIQALHEGRKPVIGLENTGESLFNILMQSRMEAILKADTAQDVTADSPEKEKAFNNFKSVSSEIEFLENELQKLMIKENRDAGDEKAAKNIQKELTKLEDKRGSYLQSQISVLDELPQFRDLLEVMLDRIDVVKAEDNYGNSFVKKLSTEVTFNENGDPVVSPYKIILDRIKEKIQKFPDLPLMPLDVLRNKVTKAGFKIDEISGRQIHLTETRDGKWKVNKQENNTTQGKILVQSKFQSGEIDVVIVTRSGCTGISLHAAKNPDPTIPSDHLRQRELFFLQKPENSTDTIQMIGRVGRRGEESHPIMTTVDSGIPAETRMHLMMMRKLSTLSANVSANSETKFNENDYPDMLNYIGNRVSLDYLKNNVNLANTLDIDISDDEKGPSYRTAQNYHVNQLLSKLILMPISQQEQVYQDLVVDYNDKIRELDLLGRNPLKTNFLDWKAKKVREFEVKDNFFTVTSETEAAKINTFDLPVRFEGLQYIEHVEPLRADNLKLMFKESDDYLVRQFKRINENINETVNGLLHYAYNFEALMYQKYEGFAKQKLFFKSGQMRGEVIRDYRHEVFDHFGVVEANVKHIDDIQFRKPDDHSADAFEKVAEAVYLANDPILTSNFDRMYRIVQDLKFLARSMERNEKEGHSAHGLLFLISKPSLFDDEVTPDHKTGALLRLDLPPLRGGAITPNAVKLDLVYPGDKKSFKVPLINYTMQNAKQDLDWVAPVSEKGRIILKRFNPEFYSYADVNRRHVEDRQPLVNLFTEQNNYSRYTRTYFEKAPSGDVTRQAITLTGNMFKAHKIVSSLDLRHSTVIFTDADGMRNRALLLPSNTPTDLFESSLENQVTFKQVKEIANFFNQLPVNIDFNRNNYVGTKVNFPYKKASIEFYYNGSDCFNVTVKSVAKQFNRFMSNTNVFHDPKGGKTDESLNIHFTEPGRNEFRFALDLKDVERFVDELDSTTKIEAAFLDLKSKLPDGNGYFLNEINRMLNPAEEPAYKAELHEGKTLDNDQEIQQLSF; from the coding sequence ATGACTACTCATGATTTAAACGAAAAAATTAAATGGATCGACTTATCACAAGCTGGTGTATATCTCGATGTACGGCGTGTTGGCCAGACGGATAGCCAATTACTTTTATTGGACGTTCAAAAAAAACTATCTAAAGAAAATTTGAATAACATTGGTTTTACACCGATGAAGTTTGAGGCTTATCCTCACTTTGACGGTCACTTGTATCAATACAATTTGAATGAAACGATCAAACCAAGACTGTTTCATGAAGTTTTGGGTATTCCAAAAGAATTTATCCGTAGTGTGCTTGCGACTCGCCAAGAATTGCATGATTTATTCAATGCCCAAGCAAAAACATTGGTGCCACAACGATTGAACGTTGCGTTGAATAGTGCAACTCCACTCGGTTATAACTCTGATGGCAACAAAATCTATGCTTCAGCTCATAACCGTTTTTACGTGAATGCCCAAGGTACGCAAATACCTGAAGGTCCTAATGATCAGCCGTCTAGTCTGTACTTACGTGCGACCAAGCAAAAAGATTTAAAAGAATGCTTAAGAGGCTATATCTATCAATTAGAACATGAAACAAAGAGCCATAATCACCAGGACTTTTTAAAGTTTTTAGCTCTAATCACGCAAGCCAAAAATGCTGACGTTGATGTATCCAAGGTAACAGATAAACAGATCCATACTGCAGAAGAAGCGCTTGAAACAGTGATGGTCGAAAAGTTAGGTGAGCTTGATTTTACTGAGAGCTCATTTAAAACGAGTTTAGCGTTATACAATCGCATGCCGACTAAGACCATGCGAAACAATACGATTCGTATGTTACAGCAATATTCGACTCCAATCCCGATGTCACTTGTGGCTCAGCGCTTATTGATTGAGGGTGATAACCGAACAAAACAAAACTTTTCCGTGCTCGAGCCAACTGTGGGTAATGGATCTTTAATCGGTTTATTAACCCAAGAGCGTAATGCTTCTGTCTATGCGGTTGAGTTAGATCCCAAACGTGCTGAACGTACAAAAGCACTGACTCAAAATTATGAATGCACGGTTGTTACTGCAGATGCTACACAAATTGATTTTGAGCAAACGTTTAAGCAAAAAGTTGACTATGTGATTGCCAACCCTCCTTTTGGTGCTATGGATAAACTAGAACGTGTTGCACCAATTTTGGTTCAACAGCGTAACGGCGTAGATCCAAACCCATTATTGGTAGATCCATCAGAAAACGTCTGGTTCAGTACGGATAAATTGGACCATGCCATTCTGGTTAAATCACTAAACGCACGAAACGATCAAGGGCGTTCAGTTTTCATTATTGGCTCAGATAAACAGATTTCAGATGGTACGGTTGAGCGTAAATCAAAGAATTTACTTAATTATCTCTATAAGCATTATGAAGTTGAGGCGGTTGTAGAAATCCACGGCAATGCATATGCACGAAACGGCGCTAATCAAAATGTTCGTATGTTAGTGGTAGGCAATCGTAAAAACGAACAAGCGTTACTACAAACTTACCAATCTTCTGTGGTACCAGATAAGTTGAAAGTCATTACGGACTATGACGAACTTTGGGGATGGGCTAATAACGTAATCTATAATCGTTTGAATCCGAATAAGGATCTATACTTCAAGCCAACTACTCCGACTCCAGTTGAGCAACAAGCACAACAAGCACCAGTGGTTGAACCTGTTGTTGAGGTTAAGCCTGTTGAAAAAGAAAATGACGATTTGTTTGCCAGTCTAGGTGATGAACAGCCTGTTTCGCCACTTGAAGATATTGCATCAAGTGTAACGCCTACGTCTGCAGTCACTATGTTTGATGAAGTCGTGGTCGCTAAAGAAGAAGAGATTAAGCAAGAGGAAGCTGTCAAACCAAAACCGATGTTTGGTCGTAAACCTAAATCAAAACCGAATAAAGTTTCTTTTGACTTTGGAACCGTTGAAGTTAGTACGCAAACAACCAGTTCAGATGATGATGTACCTACACCAACTGAAGCTACACCAACGTTTGAAAATGAAAATGACAATGATTTCGTGCCTGAGGTAAAGAATCCGCACGAGAACCAAAATCAGGATGAAGACCTTGACGATGACGTTAATCTTCAAGTAGGTGATACCACGGCGACCAATGAGGGTGAAACACCTGAACAAACACCAGCTGAAGAACCAGCGGTAGAGCAAGTAAAACAGGAACCGGGTTTAACTGCTGAAGAGATTGCTAAGTTAAATTCTGAATTAGCGATCGGTACTGAGCAAAAAGAAGAACCGACTGTTGAATCTGACCAATCAAATTTACAGCCGATTGTTCCTGTTCCTAATGCTGAAAACACAACAGAACCAACTCCGGAAAATATATACCAAGTTAAGTATATACCGATGTCTATGGCATCTGAGCCAATTGCTTTAGTGGCTAAAAACCAGATTAAAGCGATTAATCAGGCAAATGCTCAATTGACTACACACATCCAAAATGTATTAGGTTTTGGGGGTATCAATTTCCAAGCTGAAGTCGATAATGGTAACTACCCTACTCTTGTTGATGCCTATGTCGCTAAGAAATTGCAATATGACAATTTTGATGCACTAAAGTCCGCTTTTGCATGTGAACAGGTCGATGCGGTTGCCCATATCATTTTACGTTTTGACCAAAACTTACCTGTGCTTATTGGCGACCAGACGGGTTTAGGTAAAGGTCGTATTGCAGCTGCGTGTTTACGATATAGTGCGTTAAGAGGAAAGCCCCCTGTTTTCCTTACAGATACAACGCAACTCTTGAACGACATTTGGCGTGATATTGTTGCTACAGACAGTGACAAGTTCTTTAAAGATCCGTTTATCTTTAACTCGGATGCTGTGATTAACCGCTTTGGTACTGAAGAGGTTTTATTCACTGGCCAAGATCTGCCTAAGGAAATTGAAGATATTCCAGCGCAACATGACTTGGTATTGGCAACGTATAGCCAATTTAACCGACCAAACCGGAAACGTGCGTTATTGACTCGTTTTATTAATCAAGACACTGTTTTGGTGATGGATGAAACGCACCGTGCAGCATCCTTGAAATCAGCTACAAGTCAATTTTTCTTAGATGTTATTGATCAGACCAATCTAATTAATTTCCAGTCTGCATCGGCAATTAAGAAACCTGAAAATCTTGAATTCTTCCATAAATTGTTCCCTCGATCCGTATCTCGTAATGACTTACAAAAGGTTATCGAAAATGCAGATGGTCCAATTTTGGAGTTTATTTCTGAAGGTTTGGTAGACAGCTCTGCCATGATTCGTAGAGAGCAAGATCTCTCGCACATTACCATTCAAACCTTTGTGCCAACTGAAGAGGAAATTAAGAAATTTCACAATTACTCAGATGTTCTTTCTGACATCTTGACGGACATGGTGAAATTTTCTAAAGATATTCGCCTCGATGCGCTAGAAAACATTGCCAATGATGATGATGCTGTTGCCAATTTAGACTTTCATCAGGATTCAGACGATCCGAAAAACCGTTTAAGTTTGAGTGTGATGAACTTTGGATCTCGAATGTACCAGATCCAAAAGCAATTCCTATTGGCATTGAAAACTGACTCTACAAGTGATGCTGTGATTCAGGCATTACATGAGGGTAGAAAGCCCGTGATTGGTTTGGAAAATACGGGTGAGAGTCTATTCAACATTTTGATGCAAAGTCGCATGGAAGCGATTTTAAAAGCAGATACGGCGCAAGACGTTACCGCTGATTCGCCTGAAAAAGAAAAAGCGTTTAATAACTTCAAGTCGGTATCGTCAGAAATTGAATTTCTTGAAAATGAGCTTCAAAAACTCATGATCAAAGAAAACCGTGACGCTGGCGATGAAAAAGCAGCGAAAAATATTCAAAAGGAATTGACTAAGCTTGAAGATAAGCGCGGTAGCTATCTGCAAAGTCAAATTTCTGTTTTAGATGAACTCCCACAATTCCGTGACTTGCTTGAAGTGATGTTAGATCGCATCGATGTGGTGAAAGCTGAAGATAACTACGGTAACTCGTTCGTTAAGAAGCTCAGTACGGAAGTGACATTTAATGAAAACGGCGATCCAGTGGTAAGTCCGTATAAAATCATTTTGGATCGTATCAAAGAAAAGATTCAAAAGTTCCCTGATCTACCTTTGATGCCTTTGGACGTACTACGTAACAAGGTGACAAAAGCTGGCTTCAAGATTGATGAAATCTCTGGCCGTCAGATCCACTTAACGGAAACAAGAGACGGCAAATGGAAGGTTAATAAACAAGAGAACAATACGACACAAGGTAAGATTTTGGTTCAATCAAAATTCCAATCTGGTGAAATCGATGTTGTTATTGTGACTCGCTCTGGTTGTACGGGTATTTCTCTACATGCAGCCAAAAACCCTGATCCTACAATTCCATCGGATCACTTGCGCCAACGTGAGTTGTTTTTCTTGCAAAAACCTGAGAACTCTACCGATACGATTCAGATGATCGGTCGTGTGGGTCGCCGTGGTGAAGAATCACATCCGATTATGACGACAGTAGATTCGGGTATTCCAGCAGAAACACGTATGCACTTAATGATGATGCGTAAACTGTCTACCCTATCAGCGAACGTCTCTGCCAACTCAGAAACCAAGTTTAACGAAAACGATTATCCTGACATGCTCAACTACATTGGCAACCGGGTATCGTTGGACTATTTGAAAAATAACGTGAACTTGGCGAACACACTTGATATTGATATTTCGGATGATGAAAAAGGACCATCGTATCGCACGGCGCAAAACTATCATGTGAACCAGTTGCTATCTAAACTGATTTTGATGCCGATTAGTCAGCAAGAACAGGTTTATCAAGACTTGGTTGTTGACTATAACGATAAGATCCGTGAATTAGACTTGTTGGGTCGTAACCCACTCAAGACCAACTTTTTAGACTGGAAAGCTAAAAAAGTCCGTGAGTTTGAAGTGAAGGACAACTTCTTTACCGTGACTTCAGAAACAGAAGCAGCCAAGATCAATACCTTTGATCTACCTGTGCGTTTTGAAGGTCTGCAATACATTGAACATGTTGAGCCATTACGTGCTGACAATCTAAAACTCATGTTCAAAGAAAGTGATGATTATCTGGTGCGTCAATTTAAACGTATCAATGAAAACATCAATGAAACGGTAAACGGACTACTACACTATGCCTATAACTTTGAGGCATTGATGTACCAAAAATATGAAGGCTTTGCTAAGCAAAAGTTATTTTTCAAAAGTGGGCAAATGCGTGGTGAAGTAATTCGTGATTATCGACACGAAGTATTTGATCATTTCGGTGTTGTTGAAGCCAATGTAAAACACATTGATGATATTCAATTTCGTAAACCTGATGATCACTCTGCAGATGCCTTTGAGAAAGTAGCTGAAGCGGTTTATCTAGCCAATGATCCTATTTTGACCTCTAACTTTGATCGCATGTATCGAATTGTTCAGGATCTAAAATTCTTGGCTCGTTCTATGGAAAGGAACGAAAAAGAAGGTCATTCAGCGCATGGGTTATTGTTCCTTATCTCAAAACCTAGTCTTTTTGATGATGAAGTGACGCCAGATCACAAAACAGGTGCTTTGCTACGTCTAGACCTACCGCCGTTACGTGGAGGTGCAATCACACCGAATGCGGTTAAGCTTGATTTGGTTTACCCTGGTGATAAGAAGTCGTTTAAAGTTCCACTGATCAATTACACCATGCAAAATGCCAAGCAAGACTTGGATTGGGTAGCTCCAGTGAGTGAAAAAGGACGTATTATCCTAAAACGCTTCAATCCTGAATTTTATTCTTATGCTGATGTGAATAGACGTCATGTTGAGGATCGTCAACCCTTGGTGAACTTATTTACTGAACAAAACAATTATTCCCGTTATACGCGTACCTATTTTGAAAAAGCGCCGTCTGGTGATGTCACACGACAAGCGATTACCTTAACGGGCAATATGTTCAAGGCACATAAGATTGTCAGCTCACTAGATCTACGACATTCAACCGTTATATTTACCGATGCTGATGGTATGCGTAACCGTGCGTTATTATTGCCATCAAATACACCAACTGACTTGTTTGAAAGCTCTCTTGAAAACCAAGTGACGTTTAAGCAAGTTAAAGAGATTGCGAACTTCTTTAATCAATTGCCTGTAAACATTGATTTCAACCGCAATAACTATGTGGGTACTAAGGTTAATTTCCCGTACAAGAAAGCAAGTATTGAGTTCTACTACAACGGTTCAGACTGCTTTAATGTGACGGTAAAATCTGTTGCAAAACAGTTCAATCGTTTTATGTCGAATACCAACGTATTCCATGATCCTAAAGGCGGTAAAACAGATGAATCGTTGAACATCCACTTTACTGAGCCAGGCCGTAATGAGTTTAGATTTGCGCTTGATCTCAAGGATGTTGAACGCTTTGTTGACGAGCTGGACAGTACAACCAAAATTGAAGCTGCCTTTTTGGATTTAAAATCTAAGCTTCCTGATGGTAATGGTTACTTTTTAAATGAAATTAACCGTATGCTTAATCCTGCAGAAGAGCCAGCTTATAAGGCTGAGTTACATGAGGGTAAAACCCTAGATAACGATCAAGAAATCCAGCAATTATCTTTCTAA
- a CDS encoding transporter translates to MSSSANADFSDWYKKATSNEDSTQQVPAQQQQAPGQIQQQAPVQVQQQPIQQRQYNSNRNTTATRYQNNNANVTGDSGLEARMNNLNSTIENLNKSSKSGDNLTNNYLNIVQFIVINEETRKLDGKDNTSLINNMLAGIVSCQNKYKVDVIQKVNNQLPRDVANTVQRYLSQNGRSIGANGNCLY, encoded by the coding sequence TTGAGTAGTAGTGCAAATGCCGATTTTAGTGATTGGTATAAAAAAGCAACTTCAAATGAAGATTCAACTCAGCAAGTGCCAGCTCAACAACAGCAAGCACCTGGTCAAATTCAACAGCAAGCACCAGTTCAGGTTCAGCAACAGCCGATACAGCAAAGACAATATAATTCTAATCGGAACACCACAGCTACGCGTTACCAAAACAATAATGCAAATGTCACTGGTGATTCTGGCCTTGAAGCACGAATGAATAACTTGAATTCGACCATTGAGAATCTAAACAAGTCATCAAAAAGTGGTGACAACCTCACGAATAACTATCTAAATATTGTTCAATTCATAGTGATAAACGAAGAAACACGTAAATTGGATGGTAAAGACAATACATCACTGATCAATAACATGTTGGCTGGTATTGTGAGTTGTCAGAATAAATACAAAGTCGATGTTATACAAAAAGTGAATAATCAACTCCCAAGAGATGTTGCTAACACCGTACAACGGTATTTAAGCCAGAATGGACGCTCTATTGGTGCAAACGGCAACTGTTTATACTAA
- a CDS encoding M48 family metallopeptidase gives MFDFKMKSLCVLAVAGSLLTGCVSSTIDGMGSKRKQIMLYSEKEYLQQSTQSYNNIITTAKQRGLIVNNAQVNRVAKRLIAQVPHYRADAANWNWEVNTIRDNEINAFCLSGGKIGVLTGSITKINATDDELAALIGHEIAHALRDHGREKVSKKLLTGLGVLAASSAGLGDMVVSGTSLLGDYGVNLPGSRKLESEADLLGVDIMVRAGYNPQGAVSFWNKVVAQEKQGTKIDFLSTHPTSEKRIVAIQEYINQNYRK, from the coding sequence ATGTTTGATTTTAAGATGAAATCTTTGTGTGTTTTGGCTGTTGCCGGATCTCTTTTAACTGGTTGCGTATCTAGTACTATTGATGGAATGGGTTCTAAACGCAAACAAATCATGTTGTATTCTGAAAAAGAATATCTTCAGCAAAGTACTCAGTCTTACAACAACATCATCACGACTGCTAAACAGCGTGGATTGATTGTGAATAACGCTCAAGTAAATAGAGTAGCAAAACGTCTTATCGCACAAGTTCCACATTATCGAGCTGACGCAGCAAATTGGAATTGGGAAGTTAATACAATCCGAGATAATGAAATCAACGCGTTTTGTCTATCTGGAGGCAAGATCGGTGTGTTGACTGGTTCTATCACAAAAATTAATGCAACTGATGATGAATTGGCTGCACTGATCGGCCACGAAATTGCACATGCTTTACGTGATCATGGGCGTGAAAAGGTAAGTAAAAAGCTTTTAACTGGTTTAGGTGTGCTTGCAGCTAGTTCGGCTGGTCTTGGTGACATGGTTGTATCTGGCACAAGTTTACTAGGCGATTATGGGGTTAACTTACCTGGTTCGCGCAAACTTGAAAGTGAAGCGGATCTTCTAGGTGTTGATATTATGGTTCGTGCTGGTTACAACCCACAGGGCGCAGTCAGCTTTTGGAATAAAGTAGTAGCCCAAGAAAAACAGGGCACTAAAATTGATTTCTTATCAACGCATCCTACTTCAGAAAAAAGAATTGTAGCGATCCAAGAATACATCAACCAAAATTACAGGAAATAA
- a CDS encoding IS1595-like element ISAcra1 family transposase, with amino-acid sequence MIENSKLSHYKIKKIIQCFCVDIPASKTALLLNLNRNTINYWYMLFRETIYDHQTDLRAKFVGSIEVDESYFGAKRQRGFHGKLKCGRGTLKQPVFGIFERNGRVYTEIVPDCKMKTLQEVIIGKVSLESVIYSDGWRGYNGLVDVGYSKHFRVNHGANEFARGECHINGIESFWSFCKRRLAKFNGISKEYFDYHLKETEWRWMREPNELATELWNLIR; translated from the coding sequence ATGATAGAAAACAGTAAATTAAGTCACTACAAGATTAAAAAAATTATTCAATGCTTTTGTGTTGATATTCCTGCTTCCAAAACAGCCTTATTACTCAATTTAAATCGTAATACGATTAACTATTGGTACATGCTTTTTAGAGAAACTATCTATGATCATCAAACAGATTTAAGAGCTAAGTTTGTTGGTTCAATAGAAGTAGATGAAAGCTATTTTGGAGCGAAAAGGCAACGTGGGTTTCATGGAAAGTTAAAGTGTGGTCGTGGGACTCTAAAACAGCCAGTATTTGGAATATTCGAACGTAATGGGCGCGTCTATACTGAAATCGTACCTGACTGTAAAATGAAGACTTTACAAGAGGTTATCATTGGTAAAGTTTCACTTGAGAGTGTGATTTATAGTGATGGATGGCGTGGCTATAATGGTCTTGTTGATGTGGGTTATTCAAAGCATTTTAGGGTAAATCACGGAGCAAATGAGTTTGCTAGAGGAGAATGTCATATAAATGGAATAGAATCATTTTGGAGCTTTTGTAAAAGAAGGCTAGCAAAGTTTAACGGCATATCAAAAGAGTACTTTGATTATCATCTTAAAGAAACTGAATGGCGTTGGATGAGGGAACCTAATGAGTTAGCAACTGAGCTGTGGAACCTCATTAGGTAA